A region of the Polyodon spathula isolate WHYD16114869_AA chromosome 39, ASM1765450v1, whole genome shotgun sequence genome:
CAGGGAACTTGTTTGCACCTTGCATGGGAACTACAGCAGCCCGCCGCCCCAGTGTAAAGGTACAGTATGGCCGTTATCAACCAATCTCATTGCTAGACAGTTGCCCTTATTTTGCAGTTGAACACAACTGCGGTTTTAATTCAGATTTGTCGTAGTGTTTCGAGCTAAAGACATTTTGTCGAATGCACGATGAGAAACAGCAGTAACGCTGAGTCGTTCCAAATACATCATAAATCCAGTTGAAATGGTCAGAGGTGCTGCCCCCTCTGTTAGACACATGCAATGCATCTCTTGTCTTTGCAGAGATTAGCTGCCTGAACCCAACACTGCCGAACGGCAGGAAGACGGCAGGATTTGGCTCCGATTATAAATACAAagattttgttagttttgcttgcAATGAGGGATTTGAACTCCTCGGAGAAAACACTGTTACCTGTGAAGAAAATAGTGAATGGCACCCAAAAATCCCAACATGCATTCCCCTTAAAAGTAAGTAACCCCCAACACCAATAATGGACTTTGCTTTGTGTTATAGACCTCAATATTATCGAATATTATTGCTCTGATGCACACAAATTTTTGTCTTGACATACAGGGATGTGTGGAGCACCTCCCCATCCACTCATCCCACTATTTATTACCGGTGGATAAAGCAAGAGCATTTCTTACCGTATTTAATTGGTCTTGTGGAAAACCTTTACTCTTATTGTAGAGGTCTACTCTTTAAACACTGACACTTTGAACCTGCCAGGTGCTTTTGTCTAAAATGTCAGCATTTCCTATGAAATGCCACATGCTAAATGCGTTTCGAATGGAGTGTTCAAACCTCTATTATTTGTTAACTTGGCTGTTTCTTTTAAGGGATGTGTGACGCACCTCCTCCACCTACCAAAAAGACTGCTACATTAAAGCCGGGGTACATTGCAAAGTCGGAATATCGACCAGGTGATCGTGTGTACTACGATTGCAAACACGGATTCAGAAAAGATTTGTCTAAGCGGGACTATATCGAGTGTAGTAGAAAAGATTTGACTTGGACCCCACTCAGATTGCGCTGCATACgtaaggagtttttttttctttattgattgaATTGTGATTTCAAATGCCTGCTCTCACTTGTGCATTCTTGATTAGTGCTGTAGTTTATCGCAACTGCAAAgcgatatgtatttatttattgatctatttgtttttttaatgatttatgaTTTTTAATGATCTGCAGTGAGACGAAGACTCTCTTCTACTGTAATATCATCCTATTTAACTCAATGTAGCAAtcatttataatgatttttctcCAGGTGTGTTGTGCAAGAGACCTCCAGAGATTAAGAGAACAGACAAGATCAGAGGACATGTGGGAGACCTTGTGTTCTACAACTGTAGTCAAAAGCAACTGTCTAAATACATGCAGTGCGAAGACTCTGGGGAGTGGAGCAACCCTTCCGAGTGCAATGGTATTTGTcacttttaaaaattgtattcatCTTTTTGGGGTTTTGCTACATATTGTGTTGCTGAGTGATTCCGGATTCACTTTAAGCCTGACAGGATACTGTGTCTATTTTCTTTCAGTGTGGTGCAGAAAGCATCCCCCTGCCGTCCTCAATGCAAAGCCACAGATGACAAAGAAGGTCTTCCACAAGGAGGACAGAGTGCACTACGAGTGTGAACCAGGGTACACGAGAGACATCTCCACCCTGGCCTATGTGACCTGCAGTCAGGATTCCAGATGGACCAGACCCACTCTGGTCTGCAGCCCTACAGGTTAGTGTGCTTCTCGTTTTGCTTTTAATCCCGGTGCCTGCGAGTGTTGATGCTCTAGCAAGGGGAAGTGGCGCAGAACACAGGTGGGCCAGTGTGTTCTCATGCACCACTGCACGGATTGCTGATCCCTCCAGAACACTTTTCAAAGCCTTACATATGCCGAGCAAGGGTTGTCTATAGTTGTGCCCCTCTCACCTCACTCCCACAGTCCTATGGCATGTGATTGTAATTGCTGGTCTAGTATTGtatttatatctattttttaacACAGATTTAGATAAATTGCTTCTCTTAATGCTGTAATAAcctctgtttctttttatttttgttttaatgacaagGATAAATAAGTCATTTACACAGAACTGAAAACTGGCAATGTTGGTCTGCAGAAGGCTAAAGAACGATTTTCTCCGAATGGATGATTGAAGCTTCAAGattgcacagaaaaaaagcctGTCCACTGTTTCTCTGCATGGAAATATCATGCAGGAATATGAGTCACATGTTGTTTTATAACCATTCTATTTTTTTAAGGCTTAAATGCATTTATGGGAAAGATGTAGAGAAAGATACAAGTTTGACAGTTGTATGCCTATTTATATTTCCTTATACATTAAACATTTCATACTTGCTGCATTTTTCCCTTGTATcaaataatgacatttaatattATTTCTCTAAACATTCATCCCTTTGTTCATTTTATATGATGTGGCCAAGGGTAATTGACAATCATTCATCCATTTACCACTTGGCCACATAACACACTTTTCAATTcatcaataaaacacaattaaacaatttaacatGGAGCAGTGTGGAGGATATCTgccttttttgtttatatatatatatatatatatatatatatatatatatatatatatatatatatatatatatatatatatagtaacgaaGCCAGCGGAAAGTATCTACAACACGAAGAAGTTCATTCAAAGTTTTGTGGTCTTAGTTTGTTGTGCTTTTTATCGGGAAACTCGTGAAAACAATCTGTCttacagaacatttttaaaaaatgccgGGCTTTACAGCACTAAATGTTGGACCGAATGCATTCTGAACAGGGACAGGCCGAGTTCGTTTACACTGGGAAGGTATGACCCAGTTAACACtaccttttctttttcaattgttttcttcAACTCGTCgctttctcctttctctctccccaACACTTGAGCACAACGCCTCTTACAATTATCAATTTCAATTTTACAATGAAATAATAAGCCTTTCTGAGGTGGAGTGCATGTTCCTAAACCCACGGTCCTAAAGACTGCAGATTACGGTTAGAAACATATATTCCattactattttatatatatatatatatatatatatatatatatatatatatatacgccagctgtagtcaaaagtttacatacatcaatgtataatatataaaatgtataatttctagaaatctcTCAAAAACAtgtaggaaaaatattttgtagcaaaagttttacttttgtcgatgaggaaaaaaaaagaaatagatatttacagcaattttttttgcaaaactccagaaatgcaaattcaaaagtattcataccctttggtGCATGATAACATGATAATGCAGAaactaattctagaaaagtcttggaaatgctggattgtagctgaacattcttagagagtataaaagggctaggcataggatgattgctgtcattaccaatgagtcaatatgagaaaaagtaaagagctatctgaagactttGGGCAGAAAATATTtgattgtcataaagctggagaagaatACAAGacgatttccaagcatttgagtatcccaatttcaactattatttctgttatcaagaagtacaagactcatggtactgtcacaacgctccctcggtctggaagaaagaaggttctttcaacaagaacaagtagaagaattgtgaggaaggttaataacaatccgagattgatgGTGACgtcaagtcacaaacacaataagaaaatcagtaatccaggtcaggctgggcaaatcgcctttaCTGTCctagatttattttgtatttttagtttctctctcctctcactcctcctctgaacacctaagagtgcacagagctgcaggtttatatatagTGGCAGAGGGGTTTAACGAGCTAGTAATTACtctattaccccttggccacaatctgcatgcgTTTATTAATTAGTAACGGGCAGAGGACGAGCTACcacctcacctctgccagaacacatttaaacaaaacaaaacgtggcGCTTCACCATCATACAAATAAatcagaataaacaaatacatacaaaacaataaaatacacaggggcggagggggagaccccgttctaaaataaacaaacaaatacatgtacagggttcctcgccctgttacaaagGGCATGTAAGTTTCCattagggtatgtaaacttttgactacaactgtgtgtgtgtgtgtgtgtgtgtgtgtgtgtgtgtatatatgggaGGGTTGTGTGTATTTTCGGGAACTGGGATTTCCAAATCATTATTTCAGCTTTTCCATCATTCAAGGTTTTCAAATATATCAAAAGAACTAGAGATCAGAAAAGAAATATGAGGCTAAgttataaaaatatgcttttcagtttcaatatCGAGAGATTAACCAGTCAATAAACTAACACTAAAAGTATAGG
Encoded here:
- the LOC121304763 gene encoding membrane cofactor protein-like yields the protein MSGCKMINTAVFLVYYLFVENVLGQCDSPPSKPNVLLKAAYVKQYEFPNGAKVVYSCEPGYQRTAGRPWITCHKTVWSELTLECEAKSCGSPGEVLNGHFVYEGTQFGDKASVVCHEGYQVAGRDYRMCLDRGWDGQVPLCEAVKCPDPPEIVDGEIRNQLSGNVQYNAVVIYQCTKGFLIGSRELVCTLHGNYSSPPPQCKEISCLNPTLPNGRKTAGFGSDYKYKDFVSFACNEGFELLGENTVTCEENSEWHPKIPTCIPLKRMCDAPPPPTKKTATLKPGYIAKSEYRPGDRVYYDCKHGFRKDLSKRDYIECSRKDLTWTPLRLRCIRVLCKRPPEIKRTDKIRGHVGDLVFYNCSQKQLSKYMQCEDSGEWSNPSECNVWCRKHPPAVLNAKPQMTKKVFHKEDRVHYECEPGYTRDISTLAYVTCSQDSRWTRPTLVCSPTG